cacggttaaaatgctgacagctaaacggtgtaaaaatgtgactgtatttcactgtagagtattccaacaccgggacgtacaATCGTCTGCcactaaagctatgagctaaaagacacaaactgcCTGGTTGCCAAGCCGGCAACTACTTTAAAAAGTTAGCTTTGAGCCCTGTTAATTAAACAAGACTACCAACTACAACATCAAAAACTTGAAttaacagatacaaacacattaGCTTCACCAAATTGATATTTATGAAAAGGCATTTGTCaaatgtttctattattttggcCAGTCGTGTTTGAGGTgaccacattttttaaatgctaaCGCATACAGACCGACATACGTGATCCAGAAACATTCACTGAAATAAGAACACAAACCACAAGATACAAACTCATATTTTATTGTAACACTGATAAGAATTGTAACACAATGAGGTAAGTTAAACAATCCACATCTGTGATGTTCTTGAACCAGCGGCACCACAAAATATTCACCACCACCCTATCAGTAACAGTTCCACAAAGTCTGCAAACAATGGCTAGTAATGACCAGTCCGTTCAGTTCACAGTTTAATACAAAcatatttctttctgtttcttaTGAGGACAAGAAGAATACTGATAAcacaatatcctttttctttgaGTCACAGATCCAAACTTaccagctgtgtttgtttctttttttttttaggagatGAAACTCAGTAGAAAAGATCAGATCCCCTGAGGGAGAaacattcttttgtttttctgatgAGAAAGAAGCCACTACAGACACTGGCAGGCTCAGTTTGAGTTTGCTACCATTTCTGCTGATGACTTGGCACAGTCTCAAAGGGCACTAGGGATACAGTATGGGACCATTTCAGTTTGCCTGTGCTGCAGTCGCACTATGGAAATAAATGATCTTCCAATGCTGGAAGAGTCATCCATTACTATACAGACATACTATACAGCACAGCGTGGCTGCAACACCGGCACCCTGAAATGCCCTCAGAGTTTTGACCCAAGTCCTTGTTGCGAGAGTGGTCAGAGAATAGTTTCTTTGCACTCAAGGCTTTGTTCAGAGGAGGGGGAGTCCAGTGGGTTGGTGGAGCCGCTGGTTGTTTGTGGGAGGTGTTTTGGACGGCGCATGGAAGGGGACGAACTCAAAGCACCGCAGCTCTGAAGGTGAAGATCCTCATGGCCACGCTTCCTAGGACTGCCAATGATGCGCTGGGTCATCACCTGTGCAACAAAACATATTAGCCGAGAATGAAAGAGAGACCCACGTTGCTagttgtctgtttgttttaacATAACAATGATGTGATTGAACCATCCATTTTCATCCATCATGACTGTTTTCTGGTGTGTAATTACTGCCTTGCAGGGCTCTTAGCCTGATGTCTACTTATAGTCTTGTACATTGATGCTCACCAATAAAACCAGAAACTTGCTTTAAACTATCATTGAACATCATACACTGTCTAATTCAGTTACCTGATCTATGACATTGGCACTAAAAATGGCCTCCTCCATGTGTTTCTCATCTGATTTGATCACACACTTGATGTTGTTGACAACTTGCTGGACTTCAGGAGGTAGACTGCAGCTTGAATGCTCCAGGAACTTGGCCACCAGTACTTTGGTGTCTTTGTACATCTTAAAGTCAGCCAGGGAGTGTGGCCGTTCgtgggaggagtgtgtgtgcagggcGCGGGGTTTAAGGTGGATGTCAACTTTCCTGCCCTCCTTTTGCTGCTTCCTGACACTTGTGTGACTGGGTTTAGCTCCAACTACGCCTGATGTAACGTCTGCTGGCTCTGAAGATgaaaaacagagaagaaaaacacattaagtcCCATATAATTCTTAAAATCAAGGCTAATACCTGTGGATTTAGTGCTTTGGGTAAAGTGAAATCACAGTTTTCTGTGTCACTGAACACAACACATTTTCATTATCAGCTCATTTATAATTGGTTTAGAATTTCATTTGATTCCAGCTTTTTAATAATGCCTTTTTTTTAGATAATCTATGGCCCAATGGGGTTTTAAATTACATATTTAAGGAATGTTTAGTCCTTCAATTtatcaaaaaactaaacatcacCCAATTTGGAGATAATTAATGGTTTTCACAGGACAGTGACGATAactaacatttgttttaataaagtttGTTAAATTAGCTCTCAACGCTGCCAGTATTTTCTTCAGGTCTAATTGTTTTACAAAATAGGATGTAAATGCTGTTTAGTAGCAGATGTTATATGAATTTACAGTTTCTATGATGGTACCTTGCTCTGGTGAAGTGTGAGTTGAATCTTCAGCAGCAGGGTTATTTGCAGAGGCACAGCCACAATTTTCTCCTGTAGAGGGAGACAAGAAACTTAGTGTGGACTCAACAAAGCAGGCACAAGCTGTTTAGTGATAGACTATTGCTTATAAACAATGAAAGGCTATAAGGCTGCCAATAATGATTAGTTTCATTATCAAtgaatctgctgattatttttttcctataaattaattgtttagtCCATAAACTGTCAAGTTCTCAGagtccaaggtgatgtcttcaaatgtcttgttttgtccactcAACAGTCAAAAACCCAgtgatattcagtttacaatgatataaaacagagaaaagtagCAAATGCTCACATTGGAGGATCTGGAACCAAAGAATGTTTGGATATTTTTGGACAAAATATGACTCAAGAATGATGGATTAGTTGGCTAATCATTTAAGCTCTAAAAGGCTGATCACTCTTGTCATATTTAGATGGAGTATTTAAGCTGTGGTATAAGTTATGTGTAACATTCTTGCTGCACTCACTTCCTGTCGTAGAGGAGCAGGAGATAGGGTCACTGGTGGAACGGACTATGCGTGCCAGTTTTCGGTACCTCCTGGCTGCTCGGAGCACCCGAGGCCTCTCTGAGGGCGAGTTACCACTTTGGGCTGAGGTAGAGGGCGGTTGCGATGTGGAGGAGGGTGACCAAACACTGAAACACAGCCTGGGGCCGCGTGGCCTGCTAGGAGGAGAAGGGGAAGGAGAAGGAGCCATAGGGCTGATGCCTGAAGTTCCACCAGAGGAGGCCACAGAGGTGGGGGAGCAGGGCTGAGGTGGCGGGGGGAGAGTGACAGGGAGTGTGAGCTTCCGGCTCATCATTCGTGCCTTAATGAGGGAGTGTGCTGATGCTTTAGGTGGCTCCTCTGGTAAATGTTTGGCTGATGCAAGCTCGTCATATATGTGATTTGCAGCTCTGAGTTCCTCACATGGATGTGTGTTGTCCGTGGAATCCTCCAGATTGCTAAAGTTTTCTGAGGACCAGTCTGGAGAGCGCTCCAGAGACTCCTGGGTGTGTGAGGACTCGCTGTAACCTGTATCACTGGGGCGAGCATCAGTGTTAGGCAGGTCACGATGGCCACGTGTACAAAGTTCCAGGCTGGGGCAACTTCCGTGAATGTGGGCAGTGTGGGGCATGCCATAGGGAGAGGAGTCAGAGCCCTGGACCTCCAGGGAGCACAAGTCCTCTGAGGAACAAGTCTGGTCCGGATCAGCCACCTCTGACACCATCAGTGATGCACTGTCCACCGAGGCTGAGAACATGGGGGAAAGTATCATCACCATGACTACTAATAGATAAAGACATATGACAATCCTCTGCAATGTTCACTGCAGTCTTAGCTGTCTTTACCCTGAGTGCTGAGTCCTGCAGTCGTGTTTCTTTCACACATACTGGATTCAGTGGCCTGCTGCTCTATGCTGGTGGTGACCTGTGAAGAAGAAATTATTAGTGGAGAAGGACAACATACCAGCACTCTTTGCATAAAATGAATTGAGCGGATAATGAAAATGCTGGATattttgtatgtactgtatgtattgcaTAAAAGCAGCTGTTTCACCTAACCGTCAACACCACAGTTAGTCTGTAGAGGGCTCTACGAGACCATAAcactaacagaaaaaaaattctcaCTCTAGAGGAAACTACTGTATAATTTAGAGTTGAATAAGAAGCTTCAATAAGATGTACTCATGTGCTTTTAAAGGTACAGtatataatacatatacatttatataacaTTACATCATGCAGGGTCTTTAGCCTGAAATCATCAGCTGAGTTTCTTCTGCCCGATGACTGTTCTCGCACACAATCAATCGATCACTGGCCGCTTCCATTAGTTATTCACAGCAACCCCTGCTAATCTATTGCAGGTGAGGAAACCCTTTGCTGATTCCTACTTGAAGGACACTGTGAAGATAAGCATGGATTAACTATGTATAATGGAAATAGAAATATTGAAAGCCTCAGGTGTTAAAGTATGTTGCGAACATAATGGAAGATAAAAGGATTTGCTGACATTAGACCATTATTTTAACTGTGAACAATGAGAAGCAGTGAAGCCTCAGCCTGAAAAAAGCTGTGATCAGTTCAACAAGGGAGATCGCCTCAGTAAATCTGAAACAGCAGATAAATACTCGGATGAAActgacaacattttaaaatgcagacACAAGATTAACGCAGTAGCAGGCCAGCCATTAGGAATTTTGGACAGAGGGACATTTTTCCCCCAAATTGGGCCCCTCATCCATTCCCACTCCAGCACCATAGACCTTTGCATTGCCCGATCCTGGGCCTTTGGCCAGCGTCATCTGTACCCTTTGACCTAGGTGGG
This sequence is a window from Perca flavescens isolate YP-PL-M2 chromosome 1, PFLA_1.0, whole genome shotgun sequence. Protein-coding genes within it:
- the fam189a1 gene encoding protein FAM189A1 isoform X2: MPVNALHRGGIGGPGSLSPASLSRSLSRLREYRTRTRIMLALGVSQMVLGSLILAVSFAALALTTSPRVRHSCPFWAGFSVLLSGLIGVVSWKRPLSLVITFFMLLSAVCVMLNLAGSILSCQNAQLVNSLEDCQLCGCVFSPPPPQLKFDSDGVCVCCELQHQSSSCNNLGETLKLNPLRDCNTIRLRLKELLFSVCALNVISTIVCALATAMCCMQMVSTDVLQMFMPHRARALNADCMTPHGTILHQTLDFDEFIPPIPPPPYYPPEYTCTPSMDGQRGLHLDFPHSPFSAIYGVPINSPGTLYPTDLPPPYESVVGQTPASQVTTSIEQQATESSMCERNTTAGLSTQASVDSASLMVSEVADPDQTCSSEDLCSLEVQGSDSSPYGMPHTAHIHGSCPSLELCTRGHRDLPNTDARPSDTGYSESSHTQESLERSPDWSSENFSNLEDSTDNTHPCEELRAANHIYDELASAKHLPEEPPKASAHSLIKARMMSRKLTLPVTLPPPPQPCSPTSVASSGGTSGISPMAPSPSPSPPSRPRGPRLCFSVWSPSSTSQPPSTSAQSGNSPSERPRVLRAARRYRKLARIVRSTSDPISCSSTTGRENCGCASANNPAAEDSTHTSPEQEPADVTSGVVGAKPSHTSVRKQQKEGRKVDIHLKPRALHTHSSHERPHSLADFKMYKDTKVLVAKFLEHSSCSLPPEVQQVVNNIKCVIKSDEKHMEEAIFSANVIDQVMTQRIIGSPRKRGHEDLHLQSCGALSSSPSMRRPKHLPQTTSGSTNPLDSPSSEQSLECKETIL
- the fam189a1 gene encoding protein FAM189A1 isoform X1, translating into MPVNALHRGGIGGPGSLSPASLSRSLSRLREYRTRTRIMLALGVSQMVLGSLILAVSFAALALTTSPRVRHSCPFWAGFSVLLSGLIGVVSWKRPLSLVITFFMLLSAVCVMLNLAGSILSCQNAQLVNSLEDCQLLKFDSDGVCVCCELQHQSSSCNNLGETLKLNPLRDCNTIRLRLKELLFSVCALNVISTIVCALATAMCCMQMVSTDVLQMFMPHRARALNADCMTPHGTILHQTLDFDEFIPPIPPPPYYPPEYTCTPSMDGQRGLHLDFPHSPFSAIYGVPINSPGTLYPTDLPPPYESVVGQTPASQVTTSIEQQATESSMCERNTTAGLSTQASVDSASLMVSEVADPDQTCSSEDLCSLEVQGSDSSPYGMPHTAHIHGSCPSLELCTRGHRDLPNTDARPSDTGYSESSHTQESLERSPDWSSENFSNLEDSTDNTHPCEELRAANHIYDELASAKHLPEEPPKASAHSLIKARMMSRKLTLPVTLPPPPQPCSPTSVASSGGTSGISPMAPSPSPSPPSRPRGPRLCFSVWSPSSTSQPPSTSAQSGNSPSERPRVLRAARRYRKLARIVRSTSDPISCSSTTGRENCGCASANNPAAEDSTHTSPEQEPADVTSGVVGAKPSHTSVRKQQKEGRKVDIHLKPRALHTHSSHERPHSLADFKMYKDTKVLVAKFLEHSSCSLPPEVQQVVNNIKCVIKSDEKHMEEAIFSANVIDQVMTQRIIGSPRKRGHEDLHLQSCGALSSSPSMRRPKHLPQTTSGSTNPLDSPSSEQSLECKETIL